A stretch of DNA from Coccidioides posadasii str. Silveira chromosome 4, complete sequence:
CGATCCTAGGGAAGTGCTTGAGTGGATCTCGTTAGGAAAAGAAGCCTCTGCCGATGGTGGTGGAGGCGCGGCGGCAGCGGCGGCCTTCTCCTTTTCGTTCTTCTGTTGCTTGTATGAATGGAGCCGTAGAGCGAGAATTATCATACCTAGACGACGGCAAAGGTCAGTCAAAACCAAGAGCGCCATAGAAGGGATGGTTGGAGAACCCGTATGATTCGTGGACAAAGTGACGGACTTACTCGCACTGGTCGCAATGGCAACAGCCGCTCTCCGCGTTAAGATCCACCGTAAACTCTCTACCACTCTCTTTCCGTCACTATTAAGCGAAACAGTAATCTGATAATTCAACTCCTGAATCCCTGTATCCTGCGAGCGCTGTAGCTCTTTTGTTGAGATCTTCTGATCATTGAACATCTCCTTTAAACTATCATTCAATCCCGAAAGTTCTTGAGTCATCTTCTGCGTTAAAATATCCACTTCATGTTGTAGCTGGGCGCGCTGGGCGCGCTGCGCCTGAATCTCTGCATTCCTCGAGGTTTGTATCGAATTCCGCAACTCCGAACACGCCGCACGGAAAAGATACGTCTCGTTTTCAAAATCCGATTTAGACATCAGCCCGTTTCGAGCCACCTCCAGATTGTCCGCCAATATTCCGCGAATAGCCTTCATTATTATTACAGACTGCTTGTCCGTAAATCCGCCATTGCCAAGATCTTTGACAAGGCTGTATGTATCGAAATGATGTACATATGGAGGAGGCGAAAGGTGCGGAGGTCTGTTCGATTCTGAACCGGGAGAATGCGTTAGTGACGTCGACTCGGCTGGTGGTGaagacgatgacgatgatgaagaCGCCATACTAGCAGCATCTGGCATCTGGAAGACAGACCCCAGACTATCAACATCGGGGTCATGATCGGTATCCTTTTGCGCCGAAGCTTCGGCTGTGGCTTCCGAGTCTGCTGGACCTGCGTCACCGTCAACTTTTCCCTGGGTTGGTAATTCGCTCGAGAGAACGTTGGAAGAGACGGAGACGGCGtcagaggaggaggaagaagaagaagaggaaggtAAAGAAGATGCTATGGTTCCAGGGACAGATGAGCCAGGTTGCTTACTCGAGCCTTTCGAGCCCTGGGCCTGCGCACTCCCGTTGACTTGTTTCTCTCCTTTTGTGGCCGAGTTGTCAGGCGGTAGAATGTCACCTTTACCGGTAGACCATGGAGGCGGACGGAGGTGCGGTTCTGCTGCTGGTCCATATCGCTGTTGATAGGTCTGTTGCTCACATGCCGGACCGGAGTGGAATCCCACTGAGCGCTGGGCTGGCGGAAACCGGATTGACCTGTGCGTCGTCGGCTCACACGACCTCACCGAGCGCAAGAGATTCGGATATAGAAACGGAAGCCTTGGAGTCGCCATCTGGTCTTAAGAAAACGCATTGTCCAGCACGCTGCGGGTGTTCGTTTGTCGGTTTCTTTGCGAGCTGCGAAACGGTGCGTCACACGTCATGTCGTAACAAGTTACGCAAATTACAAGGAAATTACGTTCAAAATACTTTGAATCATGTGACCTTATGTTATTGATTATATAAGCAGTTCGTCGCGCGCGCGTTTATAGCGTGGTATCAAGAGAAACGACGGCCGCCTGTCTAGGCCAGCAATCCGAAAAGCAACTGAGTTCGTTTCCAGTATTCCTGGGAGCGTTTACTCAGAGAATTCATAGAGCTGTCTTCAAATCTCAAGGCTTCCACCAAAGAACTAATTAGCGCGTCCAATCCACCCCGAACGTTCGACGCGGTTGTGCTAAACGCGCAGCTGAGGTATAACAAGTCAAACAGGAGCTGAATCTTGTGGTCCCGCGTaaaatcaggctctaaatctttctgctcatcttcttctccttcctcGACATCCGCGGTATCCTGTTCAGCTTCGGCCGTTGTCGATTGCTTCGCAAGACTGGAGCTGACGTCTGCTATGATCTGGCCAACCGTGCACAGTTTCAATTCATCCACCGCCAAAATATTCCATAGATCAGCCCCCTGTTGCTCCATTGCCACAGCCAATTCTCGCAAAAACTTAAAGGCCGCTTGAGACGGCTGCGTTGGAAGTGGGGGATCCCCTTCCCAGAGTGTCCGTCCCGGGCATCTCTTTCGAGAACGGCTCAATAGCCCGGTCAACGCGGACGCGGAAACCCGAGAGGATATCTCTTGGCCAAGAATTCGGTGAAGTTTAGGTACTAAGTCTTGAGCAAAGGTAAAATTTTGCCCAGCCACTTCATTCGGAATGTTACTTCGAATTGCTCGAGTAATTCGAAGGAGAAATGCGGTTTGCGTTGCACCGTGTGGTTCTTCTATCCTCTCTATGGCTCCGCTCAGAGAGGATTGCAACAATTTATATCCGTTTAGCAAAGACTCCGCGTGCTCCGTTTGCAAGAGGTGAGGGTCATCTTCCTTCAACAATCCGGTGACTGTTTCAAGGGATTCTTCGTCAACATCGTCTTCCATAATGTCCTCCCATCTTTCGCTCTTAAGGTCCTGAATCATAGTCGAACGACTACTGACGGCTGTAAGCCAAGTCTGATACACATCCAAAATTTCAAGCACATGAGAGCCCTGTCCTTGGGTCCTTTTCACTAGCTCGTGCTTAAACAAGGTAGCACCATCTGAGAAGTCCACAAAGACAAGGTCTGGGTCCCATAGCGATAATTCTAGATCATGGTTTCGAATATTCGACCAGCCGTCTAGTGTTGAAGATAATTCGTCGCCGATAAACGTGAGATCTTTGCTCTGTGCTCGAAGGATTGAGACAAGCTGATCATTGACCAAAGCGCGGATTCCTTCCAGTACCTTTATCGGACTGTGACACGGTGTAAGATTCATCACTGGCAGCCATTCGTTCAGGAGGCAGCTGCGCACAGAAAGTATTTCCTGGAAATTTTCACACTGAGCCAGCCTGACCTTTGCCTGACTAACTAGTTCTTCAAATGCTTTTATCGACCATGACCTGATGGCTTTCGCCGAAGCCTGTTTAGATATTTGATCATGCTTAATCCAAGGTGTAAAGTTCCTGATCTCCTTGGAGATCCACAATTGAACCATATCAAGTCCAAGGTCACCCATACATTGGATTTTCGGGTCATCGAGGAGAGGGTGAGACGTCAATTTCTTTAACGCATCAAAGAGCGGGCCAGATAGTATATCGGCGGTTTTCCTTAAAGTGTCCCTGTAAAGGATCAGGGCTTCCAATATACAATCACTAAGAGAGCAACTCCCTTCGATCTTGCGTTTGATTGCTTCTGACCGGACTTTATGGAAATGGCCAAGGGCATCGTCGGCAGAGGAGCTAGTAGCTAGACAGAATGCAGATAAGGATTCGATTATATTCTGAACAGAGGAGTCTAACGAAGCAAGTCGTAGATCAATACGTCTTGAAAGTGTGTATCGCAGGGGTGTTAGTTGATTCCATAGCCTCTTCACGTAGTGTGTTGCGCGCGTAGACTGCGACAGGGAGTTATGAAGCAGCCTCGAGATTACGAGGAGTTTTGCGGCGACAACTGTCGAGCCGCGTTGTCGAAGGATCCGCGAGATAGCTGACACGCAGTTGGAAAGGAGGGTCAATTGAGATGCAAACGTTCGGTCGCTCGACACTGTCGACTATCAGTCTGGATACACCCAGCATGGATAGCTTATCATTCAAACCTTTTTCCAAATTATCTTCTCGCAATCGATGCAAGCTGGCGGACTTTTGGGCAATTGTAGCAGGATTACAGCATCTCCCTACTTCAGACAAGTTTCGCTCGACTTGCTTGATCTCTTCGTTCATCTCGATGATTGTTTGCGCCGTGTCCAGAAGATCCCGGTATCTTAAACTGCAAAGAGCAAATTCAAGTCAGAATAGTGCGAGCGAAGAGTCAGATTATCATCGATAGCTTAAAATCCACCTACCCAACCAGGGATCGTAGCTTCTCTCTATTGCTGATGACATCCCGACGGAGTTCCTGTTCGATCCGCCGCACCGTTGGGATCTGATATTGGAATGCCTCCTGCCATGCTTTGAGTGAATGCGCATCTGGAGCCTCCGTCGCCATGGCGCCTGGTGTACGCCAATTGCAAATCTAACAGCGGATTTCAGTCAAGATAGAGCTTCATACACTGTCGAGATGGAAGCTAATGGACACCGCGTCCATCCCGGCGTCGGAAATTTGTTAAGCCGAGAATAAGATAACAAGGTTACCCACAGGTAACTTGGCTAATAGCCCTCACTAATCGTTGAACATGGTTATTGGAAGGG
This window harbors:
- a CDS encoding uncharacterized protein (EggNog:ENOG410PMGD~COG:S~TransMembrane:1 (o385-402i)~BUSCO:11204at33183); amino-acid sequence: MATPRLPFLYPNLLRSVRSCEPTTHRSIRFPPAQRSVGFHSGPACEQQTYQQRYGPAAEPHLRPPPWSTGKGDILPPDNSATKGEKQVNGSAQAQGSKGSSKQPGSSVPGTIASSLPSSSSSSSSSDAVSVSSNVLSSELPTQGKVDGDAGPADSEATAEASAQKDTDHDPDVDSLGSVFQMPDAASMASSSSSSSSPPAESTSLTHSPGSESNRPPHLSPPPYVHHFDTYSLVKDLGNGGFTDKQSVIIMKAIRGILADNLEVARNGLMSKSDFENETYLFRAACSELRNSIQTSRNAEIQAQRAQRAQLQHEVDILTQKMTQELSGLNDSLKEMFNDQKISTKELQRSQDTGIQELNYQITVSLNSDGKRVVESLRWILTRRAAVAIATSASMIILALRLHSYKQQKNEKEKAAAAAAPPPPSAEASFPNEIHSSTSLGSNVAESMG
- a CDS encoding uncharacterized protein (EggNog:ENOG410PJ73~COG:S~BUSCO:2774at33183), with the translated sequence MATEAPDAHSLKAWQEAFQYQIPTVRRIEQELRRDVISNREKLRSLVGLRYRDLLDTAQTIIEMNEEIKQVERNLSEVGRCCNPATIAQKSASLHRLREDNLEKVSSDRTFASQLTLLSNCVSAISRILRQRGSTVVAAKLLVISRLLHNSLSQSTRATHYVKRLWNQLTPLRYTLSRRIDLRLASLDSSVQNIIESLSAFCLATSSSADDALGHFHKVRSEAIKRKIEGSCSLSDCILEALILYRDTLRKTADILSGPLFDALKKLTSHPLLDDPKIQCMGDLGLDMVQLWISKEIRNFTPWIKHDQISKQASAKAIRSWSIKAFEELVSQAKVRLAQCENFQEILSVRSCLLNEWLPVMNLTPCHSPIKVLEGIRALVNDQLVSILRAQSKDLTFIGDELSSTLDGWSNIRNHDLELSLWDPDLVFVDFSDGATLFKHELVKRTQGQGSHVLEILDVYQTWLTAVSSRSTMIQDLKSERWEDIMEDDVDEESLETVTGLLKEDDPHLLQTEHAESLLNGYKLLQSSLSGAIERIEEPHGATQTAFLLRITRAIRSNIPNEVAGQNFTFAQDLVPKLHRILGQEISSRVSASALTGLLSRSRKRCPGRTLWEGDPPLPTQPSQAAFKFLRELAVAMEQQGADLWNILAVDELKLCTVGQIIADVSSSLAKQSTTAEAEQDTADVEEGEEDEQKDLEPDFTRDHKIQLLFDLLYLSCAFSTTASNVRGGLDALISSLVEALRFEDSSMNSLSKRSQEYWKRTQLLFGLLA